Proteins encoded by one window of Streptomyces sp. ALI-76-A:
- a CDS encoding SWIM zinc finger family protein translates to MPDTADPAEGDAGDHGTAGTVSPAAPTPTVAHGPARPAVAPGAARPAADLPVPAHETPAPAHDAPDPTPEPSEPSTSARSGVSEESESPEGFPRSESWDGSESSARSESGGGSNPSARSESSDQSHPPARSDRSDPSAQSAPPAPPGSPPPSATRPAPPPAPVTETAPPPASPSPSAPEPTPTPPPPPASVPPRHPRTMAAPDRDSELRRTFPAFPPRAADGAGFAETWWGNAWVTALEEGALDAKRLARGRGYAEQGHVDAITVTPGLALAYVRGSRARPYRVQVRLRTLDEADWDRFLHGAAERPGDIAALLDKEMPATLADSGVPLLPGPGDLDPRCSCPDSGHPCKHAAALCYQTARLLDADPFVLLLLRGRGERELLDALSRLSAARAARAAQEKGPAPLPGVRATEALTPRRLPPLPAPLPTPPHPGQPPVYPATSGGPDPLALDQLATDAAARAHALLATGRDPVGELTLWQDAVRLAAARPGSGLTAGTRALYSSLASATGRTPADLARAVAAWRQGGPEGLSVLEETWDPPAGRFDRARPLLLAADLPAFRPWRNHLTHPRGHVQLRLGRDGLWYAYESEPGHDDWWPRGTPDLDPVGALTGLGTPEDL, encoded by the coding sequence ATGCCGGACACAGCGGATCCGGCGGAGGGGGACGCCGGTGACCACGGCACCGCCGGGACGGTGAGTCCGGCCGCACCGACGCCGACGGTCGCCCATGGTCCCGCGCGTCCGGCCGTCGCCCCCGGCGCCGCGCGTCCGGCCGCCGATCTGCCGGTCCCGGCCCATGAGACACCGGCACCGGCTCACGACGCGCCGGATCCCACCCCGGAGCCGTCGGAGCCGTCGACGTCTGCCCGGTCGGGCGTGTCGGAGGAGTCGGAGTCGCCGGAGGGGTTTCCGCGGTCGGAGTCGTGGGACGGGTCGGAGTCGTCTGCCCGGTCGGAGTCGGGGGGCGGGTCGAACCCGTCTGCCCGGTCGGAGTCGTCGGACCAGTCGCACCCGCCTGCCCGCTCGGACCGGTCCGACCCGTCGGCTCAGTCGGCGCCGCCGGCCCCGCCCGGTTCACCGCCCCCGTCCGCCACGAGGCCCGCGCCGCCGCCCGCGCCCGTCACGGAAACCGCACCCCCGCCCGCTTCACCGTCCCCGTCCGCCCCGGAACCCACACCCACACCCCCACCCCCACCCGCATCCGTCCCACCCCGCCACCCCCGCACCATGGCCGCCCCCGACCGCGACAGCGAACTGCGCCGTACGTTCCCGGCGTTCCCGCCCCGGGCGGCGGACGGGGCCGGGTTCGCCGAGACCTGGTGGGGCAACGCCTGGGTCACCGCGCTGGAAGAAGGCGCGCTGGACGCCAAGCGGCTGGCCCGCGGCCGTGGGTACGCCGAGCAGGGGCACGTGGACGCCATCACGGTGACGCCGGGCCTGGCCCTCGCCTACGTGCGGGGCAGCCGTGCCAGGCCGTACCGCGTCCAGGTGCGGCTGCGCACCCTGGACGAAGCCGACTGGGACCGCTTCCTGCACGGCGCCGCCGAACGGCCCGGCGACATCGCCGCGCTGCTCGACAAGGAGATGCCCGCCACCCTCGCCGACTCCGGCGTGCCACTGCTCCCGGGCCCGGGCGACCTGGACCCCCGGTGCAGCTGCCCCGACTCCGGCCACCCCTGCAAGCACGCCGCCGCCCTCTGCTACCAGACCGCGCGCCTGCTGGACGCCGACCCCTTCGTCCTGCTCCTGCTGCGCGGCCGCGGCGAACGGGAACTGCTCGACGCCCTGTCCCGCCTCAGCGCCGCCCGCGCGGCCCGGGCCGCCCAGGAGAAGGGGCCGGCGCCACTGCCCGGCGTACGCGCCACGGAGGCACTGACTCCGCGGCGTCTCCCGCCGCTCCCCGCCCCGTTGCCGACGCCCCCGCACCCCGGGCAGCCACCGGTGTACCCCGCGACCTCGGGCGGCCCGGACCCCCTCGCCCTGGACCAGCTGGCGACCGACGCGGCGGCCCGCGCCCACGCCCTGCTCGCCACCGGCCGCGACCCGGTCGGCGAGCTGACCCTGTGGCAGGACGCGGTCCGGCTCGCCGCGGCCCGCCCCGGCTCCGGCCTCACCGCCGGCACCCGCGCCCTGTACTCCTCGCTCGCCTCCGCCACCGGCCGCACCCCGGCGGACCTGGCGCGCGCGGTCGCCGCCTGGCGACAGGGCGGACCGGAGGGCCTCAGCGTCCTGGAGGAGACCTGGGACCCGCCGGCCGGCCGCTTCGACCGCGCCCGCCCCCTCCTCCTCGCCGCCGACCTCCCCGCCTTCCGCCCGTGGCGCAACCACCTCACCCACCCCCGCGGCCACGTCCAGCTCCGCCTCGGCCGGGACGGCCTCTGGTACGCGTACGAGTCGGAGCCGGGCCACGACGACTGGTGGCCGCGCGGCACCCCCGACCTCGATCCGGTCGGCGCCCTGACCGGCCTCGGTACCCCGGAGGACCTCTGA
- a CDS encoding RICIN domain-containing protein: MFMIIGKVVAARWPAVGSALLLVAAALSAALSSATPASAHPINPADFQQVQLARGVAEVGEPMSLAVLADRSVLHTARNGTVRRTDAAGTTKVIGNIPVYTHDEDGLQGIGIDPGFTTNRHIYLYYAPPLSTPGGDAPTTGGNWSTWQGVNRLSRFTLNADFTINQSSKVDILDVPADRGICCHAGGDIDFDAAGNLYLSTGDDTNPFESAGYSPLDERTNRNPAFDAQRTAANTNDLRGKILRIKVNENGSYSIPAGNLFPSGTARTRPEIYAMGLRNPFRMSVDKATGIVYVGDYGPDAGATTARGPQGQVEFNRVTGPGFYGWPYCTGTNTSSETYAEWDFATNTAGAKYNCSGGPTNNSFRNTGLSTLPPAKAAWIRYGGEAGSPSAFGSGSESPMAGPVYRYDPDVSSPTKFPQSFDGQFFATEFGRGWIKPIHLNADGSPGTIDSFPWNGKQVIDSAFGPDGSYYVLDYGAGLYQGDQYSALYRFDHVGSGNRAPTAMAGANRTSGAAPLTVTFSSAGSSDPEGGALTYAWSFGDGTTSTAANPTKTYDTNGDYTATLTVRDPQGATGTAEVRITVGNTAPTVTINSPAAGEIFAFGDTVPFSITVTDPEDGTVDCAKVKLTYIVGHDSHGHPITSKTGCSGTITIPVDGEHDDAANIFGVFDAEYTDKAGLTTHTQHILQPKHRQAEHYKTSSGIATYDKSTAEGGKSVGDIENGDWIAFEPYKLSNATSFNARVSSAGAGGTLQVRASSPTGTVLGSATVPVTGSWTNFTTVNGSISGAPAGTTTLYLTFTGGSGFLFDVDAFTFNPGGGPTPGAGPVVGLAGKCLDVRDGSSADGTSVQISSCTGSARQQWTVTPGSTVKALGKCLDVSGSSTADGTKVQLWSCHGGANQNWQANPDGSLRSPQSGKCLDVSGAGSADGTLVHLWTCNGGANQKWTLP, translated from the coding sequence ATGTTCATGATAATCGGGAAGGTTGTAGCCGCGCGTTGGCCGGCCGTCGGTTCGGCTCTGCTCCTGGTCGCGGCCGCTCTCAGCGCGGCCTTGTCCAGTGCGACACCGGCCTCGGCGCACCCGATCAACCCCGCCGACTTCCAGCAGGTCCAACTGGCCCGCGGGGTGGCGGAGGTCGGTGAGCCCATGTCGCTGGCCGTGCTCGCCGACCGATCGGTGCTGCACACCGCTCGCAACGGGACCGTGCGCCGCACGGATGCGGCCGGCACCACCAAGGTGATCGGCAACATCCCCGTGTACACGCACGACGAGGACGGCCTCCAGGGCATCGGCATCGACCCGGGGTTCACCACCAACCGGCACATCTACCTCTACTACGCCCCGCCGCTGTCCACACCAGGCGGCGACGCCCCGACCACCGGCGGCAACTGGTCGACGTGGCAGGGCGTCAACCGGCTTTCCCGGTTCACGCTCAACGCCGACTTCACCATCAACCAGTCCAGCAAAGTGGACATCCTCGACGTGCCGGCCGACCGAGGCATCTGCTGCCACGCCGGCGGAGACATCGACTTCGACGCGGCGGGCAACCTGTACCTGTCCACCGGCGACGACACCAACCCGTTCGAGTCCGCCGGATACTCCCCACTCGACGAGCGGACCAACCGCAACCCGGCGTTCGACGCGCAGCGCACCGCCGCCAACACCAACGACCTGCGCGGCAAGATCCTGCGAATCAAGGTGAACGAGAACGGGTCGTACTCGATCCCGGCAGGCAACCTCTTCCCGTCCGGCACGGCAAGGACCCGGCCGGAGATCTACGCGATGGGCCTGCGCAACCCGTTCCGGATGAGCGTCGACAAGGCCACCGGCATCGTCTACGTCGGCGACTACGGCCCCGATGCCGGCGCCACCACTGCGCGCGGGCCGCAGGGCCAGGTCGAGTTCAACCGCGTCACGGGCCCGGGCTTCTACGGCTGGCCCTACTGCACCGGCACGAACACCAGCTCCGAGACGTACGCCGAGTGGGACTTCGCCACCAACACGGCAGGCGCGAAGTACAACTGCTCGGGCGGACCGACGAACAACTCGTTCCGCAACACCGGCTTGAGCACGCTGCCCCCCGCCAAGGCCGCCTGGATCCGCTACGGCGGCGAGGCCGGCAGCCCGTCGGCGTTCGGCAGCGGCTCGGAGTCGCCGATGGCGGGCCCGGTGTACCGGTACGACCCCGACGTCAGCTCGCCCACGAAGTTCCCGCAGTCGTTCGACGGGCAGTTCTTCGCCACGGAGTTCGGCCGCGGCTGGATCAAACCGATCCACCTCAACGCCGACGGCTCCCCGGGGACCATCGACAGCTTCCCCTGGAACGGCAAGCAGGTGATCGACTCGGCCTTCGGCCCGGACGGCTCCTACTACGTGCTGGACTACGGCGCCGGGCTGTACCAGGGCGACCAGTACTCCGCCCTCTACCGCTTCGACCACGTCGGCAGCGGCAACCGGGCGCCCACGGCGATGGCCGGCGCCAACCGGACCTCCGGCGCGGCGCCGTTGACCGTGACGTTCTCCTCGGCCGGTTCATCCGACCCCGAGGGTGGGGCACTGACCTATGCGTGGAGCTTCGGTGACGGCACCACCTCCACCGCCGCCAACCCGACGAAGACGTACGACACGAACGGCGACTACACGGCCACGCTGACCGTGCGCGACCCGCAGGGTGCCACCGGCACCGCCGAGGTGCGGATCACGGTCGGCAACACCGCGCCGACCGTGACCATCAACAGCCCCGCCGCGGGGGAGATCTTCGCCTTCGGCGACACCGTGCCGTTCAGCATCACCGTGACGGATCCGGAGGACGGCACGGTCGACTGCGCCAAGGTCAAGCTGACGTACATCGTCGGTCACGACAGCCACGGCCACCCGATCACCTCGAAGACCGGTTGCTCCGGCACGATCACCATCCCGGTCGACGGTGAGCACGACGACGCGGCGAACATCTTCGGGGTCTTCGACGCCGAATACACCGACAAAGCCGGGCTCACCACGCACACGCAGCACATCCTTCAGCCGAAGCACCGGCAGGCCGAGCACTACAAGACATCGTCCGGCATCGCCACCTACGACAAGTCGACCGCCGAGGGCGGCAAGTCCGTCGGTGACATCGAGAACGGCGACTGGATCGCCTTCGAGCCGTACAAGCTGAGCAACGCCACGTCGTTCAACGCCCGGGTGTCGTCAGCCGGCGCGGGCGGCACGTTGCAGGTCCGGGCCAGCTCGCCGACCGGCACCGTCCTCGGCTCCGCCACCGTCCCGGTCACCGGCTCGTGGACGAACTTCACCACCGTCAACGGCTCGATCTCCGGCGCGCCGGCCGGCACCACCACGCTCTACCTGACCTTCACCGGCGGCTCCGGATTCCTCTTCGACGTCGACGCGTTCACCTTCAATCCCGGCGGTGGCCCGACACCCGGCGCGGGTCCGGTCGTAGGACTCGCGGGCAAGTGCCTGGATGTCCGTGACGGCAGCTCGGCGGACGGAACGTCGGTGCAGATCTCGTCGTGCACGGGCTCGGCGAGGCAGCAGTGGACGGTGACGCCGGGATCGACGGTCAAGGCGTTGGGCAAGTGCCTGGATGTCAGCGGTAGCAGCACGGCCGACGGGACGAAGGTCCAGTTGTGGTCCTGCCACGGTGGCGCCAACCAGAACTGGCAGGCGAACCCGGACGGGTCGCTGCGCAGCCCGCAGTCGGGCAAGTGCCTGGACGTGTCGGGCGCCGGCTCCGCGGACGGCACCCTCGTGCACCTGTGGACCTGCAACGGCGGAGCCAACCAGAAATGGACCCTGCCCTGA
- a CDS encoding ThuA domain-containing protein — protein MRRQPRTLLGGAIATLAALALLGQPSPVSAADTAYDVLVFSKTAGFRHDSIPAGIQAIRDLGAANSFTVTATEDGNHFTTGNLSRYEAVIFLNTTGDVLNDAQQSAFQSYIGSGGGFVGVHSAADTEHNWPFYGDLVGAYFASHPAVQQANIKVEGRAHAATAHLPQTWTRTDEWYNFRANPRTTARVLTTLDESSYSGGSMGADHPHSWCKTHSGGRAFYTGGGHSQASYAEPAFRAHLLGGIRYAAGRTKADCRPETGYTTLYNGSTTGWSQAGPGGFTNSDATLASHGGMGMLWYSARQFTNYSLKLDWKMPGDDNSGVIVGFPPSSDPSSALNNGYEVQIDATDAPDRTTGSIYAVKAPDTAARDTALNPPGEWNTFELLVEGERLQVWLNGVKINDFTNTDPARSLAGHVGIQNHGTGDDVSFRNVRIKELGGGPTPGAGPIVGLAGKCLDVRDGGSADGTAVQISSCTGSARQQWTVTPGSTVKALGKCLDVSGNGTADGAKVQLWSCHGGANQNWQANPDGALRNPQSGKCLDVSGATSSDGTLVHLWTCHGGANQKWTLP, from the coding sequence ATGCGCAGACAACCCCGAACCCTGCTCGGTGGGGCGATCGCGACACTCGCCGCACTGGCCCTCCTCGGGCAGCCCAGCCCCGTCAGTGCCGCGGACACGGCCTACGACGTCCTCGTGTTCTCCAAGACGGCCGGATTCCGGCACGACTCGATCCCGGCAGGGATCCAGGCAATCCGAGACCTCGGCGCCGCGAACAGTTTCACGGTGACGGCCACGGAGGACGGCAACCACTTCACCACCGGCAACCTGAGCCGTTACGAGGCGGTGATCTTCCTCAACACCACCGGCGACGTTCTGAACGACGCCCAGCAGTCGGCGTTCCAGTCGTACATCGGCTCCGGCGGCGGCTTCGTCGGCGTCCACTCGGCCGCGGACACGGAGCACAACTGGCCGTTCTACGGCGATCTGGTCGGCGCCTACTTCGCCTCGCACCCCGCTGTCCAGCAGGCCAACATCAAGGTGGAGGGGCGGGCGCACGCGGCGACCGCCCACCTGCCGCAGACCTGGACCCGCACCGATGAGTGGTACAACTTCCGGGCCAACCCCCGTACCACCGCGCGCGTGCTCACCACGCTGGACGAGTCGTCGTACTCGGGCGGCTCGATGGGCGCCGACCACCCGCACTCCTGGTGCAAGACCCACTCGGGTGGCCGGGCCTTCTACACCGGCGGCGGGCACAGCCAGGCGTCGTACGCGGAGCCGGCGTTCCGGGCGCACCTGCTCGGCGGCATCCGGTACGCGGCAGGCCGGACGAAGGCCGACTGCCGGCCCGAGACCGGCTACACGACCCTCTACAACGGCTCGACCACCGGTTGGTCGCAGGCCGGCCCGGGCGGCTTCACCAACTCGGACGCCACCCTCGCCTCCCACGGCGGCATGGGCATGCTCTGGTACAGCGCCCGGCAGTTCACCAACTACTCCCTGAAGCTGGACTGGAAGATGCCCGGCGACGACAACTCCGGCGTGATCGTGGGCTTCCCACCGTCGAGCGACCCGTCGTCGGCACTGAACAACGGCTACGAGGTCCAGATCGACGCCACCGACGCGCCTGACCGCACGACTGGCTCGATCTACGCCGTCAAGGCCCCGGACACGGCTGCCCGGGACACGGCGCTCAACCCACCGGGCGAGTGGAACACCTTCGAGTTGCTGGTGGAGGGCGAGCGGCTCCAGGTCTGGCTGAACGGCGTGAAGATCAACGACTTCACCAACACCGACCCCGCCCGCTCGCTCGCCGGCCACGTCGGCATCCAGAATCACGGCACGGGGGACGACGTATCGTTCCGCAACGTCCGGATCAAGGAGCTGGGCGGCGGGCCGACACCCGGCGCGGGTCCGATCGTGGGGCTCGCGGGTAAGTGTCTGGATGTCCGTGACGGCGGCTCGGCGGACGGGACGGCGGTGCAGATCTCGTCGTGTACGGGCTCGGCGAGGCAGCAGTGGACGGTGACGCCGGGGTCGACGGTCAAGGCGTTGGGCAAGTGCCTGGATGTCAGCGGTAACGGCACGGCGGACGGGGCGAAGGTCCAGTTGTGGTCCTGCCACGGTGGCGCCAACCAGAACTGGCAGGCGAACCCGGACGGGGCGCTGCGGAACCCGCAGTCGGGCAAGTGCCTGGACGTGTCGGGCGCCACCTCGTCGGACGGCACCCTCGTGCACCTGTGGACCTGCCACGGCGGAGCCAACCAGAAATGGACCCTGCCCTGA
- a CDS encoding ricin-type beta-trefoil lectin domain protein, with product MVITLLLAAAGISGIAGTSAAAEAPSPLAASAGCGKPPTLSSGPRSIQSSGRTRNYILRVPANYDNNRPYRLVFGFHWNGGTAGDVDSGGTSGYSWSYYGLRAISNDSAIFVAPQGLGNGWANSNGEDLTFVDDMIRQIDAGLCVDTNQRFAGGFSYGGGMSFALACARPTVFRAVAVYAGGQLSGCNGGTQPVAYIGLHGLRDPVLPISTGRSLRDRFVRNNGCTPQNPPEPTRGSLTHVVTTYSGCRAGYPVAWAAYDAGHTPGPVDGSAGDFEPGERSWTRAVVWNFFTQFDDTTPTPTTFRLRNEGSGRCLDVNGGNTANGTPMIIWDCHSNANQQFTQNGAALQVLGKCVHVPADAAAGTRVQIQDCNGGANQQWIFNSNGTIRSGQSGWCLDVNGGGTANGSAVIVWSCHDGANQRWTRA from the coding sequence GTGGTCATCACGCTCCTGCTCGCCGCGGCCGGCATCAGCGGCATCGCGGGGACGTCCGCCGCCGCCGAGGCCCCCTCCCCCCTCGCCGCGAGCGCCGGATGCGGCAAGCCCCCCACGCTGTCCAGTGGTCCGCGCTCGATTCAGAGCAGCGGCAGGACGCGGAACTACATCCTGCGGGTGCCCGCCAACTACGACAACAACCGCCCGTACCGACTGGTCTTCGGTTTCCACTGGAACGGCGGCACCGCAGGCGACGTCGACTCGGGCGGAACCAGCGGATACTCCTGGTCGTACTACGGCCTGCGGGCCATCTCGAACGACAGCGCGATCTTCGTCGCACCGCAGGGCCTCGGCAATGGCTGGGCCAACTCCAACGGCGAGGATCTGACCTTCGTGGACGACATGATCAGGCAGATCGACGCGGGCCTGTGCGTCGACACGAACCAGCGCTTCGCCGGGGGTTTCAGCTACGGAGGCGGCATGAGTTTCGCACTCGCGTGCGCCCGGCCGACAGTGTTCCGCGCGGTCGCCGTCTACGCGGGCGGACAGTTGAGCGGGTGCAACGGCGGCACCCAGCCGGTCGCGTACATCGGACTGCACGGCTTGCGGGACCCGGTGCTCCCGATCTCCACAGGGCGTTCGCTGCGTGACAGGTTCGTGCGGAACAACGGCTGCACTCCCCAGAACCCGCCGGAGCCGACACGGGGCAGCCTCACGCATGTCGTCACGACGTACTCGGGGTGCCGCGCCGGCTACCCCGTGGCATGGGCCGCGTACGACGCGGGTCATACGCCGGGTCCTGTCGATGGATCGGCCGGTGACTTCGAACCGGGTGAGAGGTCGTGGACCCGGGCGGTGGTGTGGAACTTCTTCACGCAGTTCGACGACACGACGCCCACCCCGACCACGTTCCGGCTGCGCAACGAGGGTTCGGGCCGGTGCCTGGACGTCAACGGCGGAAACACGGCCAACGGCACACCGATGATCATCTGGGACTGCCACAGCAATGCCAACCAGCAGTTCACCCAGAACGGTGCGGCGTTGCAGGTGCTGGGCAAGTGCGTGCACGTCCCGGCCGACGCCGCCGCCGGCACGCGGGTGCAGATCCAGGACTGCAACGGTGGCGCCAACCAGCAGTGGATCTTCAACAGCAACGGCACGATCCGCAGCGGTCAGAGCGGGTGGTGCCTGGATGTCAACGGCGGGGGCACCGCCAACGGCTCCGCGGTCATCGTGTGGAGCTGCCACGACGGCGCCAACCAGCGCTGGACGCGGGCATAG
- a CDS encoding arabinofuranosidase catalytic domain-containing protein gives MVFRIPRPRRYGRLSALGTALVLVAVGATAVAAPIEPGQSAPIVGAPSGRCLTVPGAGTTNGTQTQLGDCTGAAGQTWTYTAGKQLTVSGDKCLDASGRGTTNGTPVIIWDCNGQNNQQWNVNPNGTITGVHSGLCLDANAGGTANGTRITLWSCHGGTNQQWNSPTPPVPGGAGTCDIYASGGTPCIAAHSTVRALYGTYDGNLYQVRRSSDSTTRNIGVLSAGGTADATTQDSFCAGTTCVITVVYDQSGRGNDLWYQGSSVVPGSPQSRPAIATSESLAVGGSKAYSLYINPGNSYWRDGHLTGVPTGSAPEGMYMVASGTHVNGGCCFDYGNSETTRAADAAGAMDAINFSTQCWFGGCAGSGPWVQADLEWGLYSGGSQTWNPNQRAFTSKFVTAMLKNNGTSRFALKGGNGQSGSLTTLWDGALPPGYSPMKKQGAIILGSGGDCCKPGGGANLSAGTFYEGAMVSGYPSDATENAVQANIVAAGYR, from the coding sequence ATGGTGTTTCGGATACCTCGGCCCCGCCGGTACGGACGGCTGTCCGCGCTGGGCACCGCCCTGGTGCTTGTCGCCGTCGGCGCCACCGCGGTGGCGGCGCCGATCGAGCCCGGGCAGAGCGCCCCCATCGTGGGCGCGCCGTCCGGCCGCTGCCTGACCGTCCCCGGCGCCGGCACCACCAACGGCACCCAGACCCAACTCGGGGACTGCACCGGCGCGGCCGGCCAGACCTGGACCTACACCGCCGGCAAACAACTGACCGTCTCCGGCGACAAGTGCCTCGACGCCAGCGGACGCGGCACCACCAACGGCACCCCGGTCATCATCTGGGACTGCAACGGCCAGAACAACCAGCAGTGGAACGTCAACCCCAACGGCACCATCACCGGCGTCCATTCCGGACTGTGCCTCGACGCCAACGCCGGCGGCACCGCCAACGGCACCAGGATCACCCTCTGGTCCTGCCACGGCGGCACCAACCAGCAGTGGAACTCGCCGACCCCGCCGGTGCCGGGCGGCGCGGGCACGTGCGACATCTACGCCTCGGGCGGCACCCCCTGCATCGCCGCCCACAGCACCGTACGAGCGCTCTACGGCACCTACGACGGCAACCTCTACCAGGTCCGGCGCTCGTCCGACAGCACGACCCGGAACATCGGCGTCCTGAGCGCGGGCGGCACCGCCGACGCGACGACGCAGGACTCGTTCTGCGCGGGGACCACCTGTGTCATCACCGTCGTCTACGACCAGTCCGGCCGTGGGAACGACCTGTGGTACCAGGGATCGAGTGTGGTTCCCGGCTCCCCCCAGAGCCGCCCGGCGATCGCGACGTCGGAGTCGCTGGCGGTCGGCGGCAGCAAGGCCTACTCGCTCTACATCAACCCCGGCAACAGCTACTGGCGGGACGGCCACCTGACCGGCGTGCCGACCGGCAGCGCCCCCGAAGGCATGTACATGGTGGCCAGCGGCACCCATGTCAACGGCGGCTGCTGCTTCGACTACGGCAACAGTGAGACGACCCGAGCGGCCGACGCGGCCGGGGCGATGGACGCGATCAATTTCAGCACCCAGTGCTGGTTCGGCGGGTGCGCCGGTTCCGGCCCATGGGTCCAGGCCGATCTCGAATGGGGGCTCTACTCCGGTGGCAGCCAGACCTGGAACCCGAACCAGCGGGCCTTCACCAGCAAGTTCGTGACGGCGATGTTGAAGAACAACGGGACGAGCCGTTTCGCGCTCAAGGGTGGCAACGGCCAGAGCGGAAGCCTGACCACGCTCTGGGACGGCGCGCTTCCGCCCGGCTACAGCCCCATGAAGAAGCAGGGCGCCATCATCCTCGGCAGCGGTGGTGACTGCTGCAAGCCCGGCGGCGGCGCGAACCTCAGCGCCGGCACCTTCTACGAGGGCGCGATGGTGTCCGGATACCCGTCCGACGCGACCGAGAACGCGGTACAAGCCAACATCGTCGCCGCCGGCTACCGCTGA